Proteins co-encoded in one Candidatus Nanopelagicales bacterium genomic window:
- a CDS encoding WhiB family transcriptional regulator, producing MDWRHRGACRDEEPELFFPIGNTGPALMQIEEARQVCQACEVMDVCLEWAIETGQDAGVWGGMSEDERRSLKRRRARERARLA from the coding sequence ATGGACTGGCGACACCGAGGCGCCTGCCGTGACGAAGAGCCGGAACTCTTCTTCCCGATCGGGAACACCGGGCCCGCGCTGATGCAGATCGAAGAGGCCAGGCAAGTCTGTCAGGCCTGCGAAGTCATGGACGTGTGCCTTGAATGGGCAATCGAGACGGGCCAGGACGCAGGGGTCTGGGGTGGAATGAGCGAGGACGAGCGCCGGTCGCTCAAGCGACGTCGCGCCCGCGAACGCGCCAGGCTGGCCTGA